The following is a genomic window from Pseudothermotoga thermarum DSM 5069.
AAGTAAAGTACGCCGCGTAGAATGCAAGAGGATAGTGCACCTTAAAGTAAGCTATTCTGAAAGCCATGCTGACGTATGCTGCTGCGTGAGCTTTCGGGAAAAGGTATTTGATCCTTTTACAGGATTCTATGAACCATTCTGGAACTTTGAGTTCTCGAAGATTCTTTTCCTCTTCCTCGCTCAGCCCTTTTCCTTTTCGTACGTTTTCCATTATCTTGAAAGCCTTGGAAGCTTCCATTCCTTTTTTGATCAAATAATTCATTATGTCGTCTCTACAAGAAATAACTTCCGAAAGTGTTGCTTTTCCTTGTTCAATCCAATCTTTTGCGTTGTTCAACCAAACGTCTGTACCGTGTGACAAACCAGAGATCCTAACAAGTTCAGCAAAGGTTTTCGGTCTTGTTTCCGAGAGCATTCCGCGTACAAACTGTGTACCAAATTCTGGTATTCCAAGGGTTCCAACATCCATACCAAGTTCCTTTGGATCGATTTTCAAAGGCTCAAGTGAAGAGAAAATTTTCAAAGTGTCAGGATCATCCATTGGAATCGTCATTGGGTCGATTCCAGTGAACTCTTTTAGAAGCCTTATGAAAGTGGGGTCATCATGTCCAAGTGCGTCGATTTTCACAAGATCCTCATGGATTGCCTCATAGTCAAAGTGCGTTGTGAAAGTTTCTGCCGTTTTAACGTTTGCAGGATATTGTATTGGTGTAAAGTCATATACCTCGTACTCTTTCGGAACGATTATCAAACCGCCTGGATGTTGTCCTGTGGTTCTTTTTACTCCCATCAGTTCGTTGACTAATCTTTCCACTTCGGCTTTTCTAAGTTTTTGATTGATTTTTTCTTCGTAATTTTTGACAAAACCGTACGCAGTTTTCGAAGCTATGGTGTTTATGGTACCTGCACGATAAACGTGGGATTTTCCAAAGAGTGTTTCTATGAATCGATGTGCTTCATCTTGGTATTCTCCAGAAAAGTTCAAATCTATGTCAGGAACCTTATCACCCTCAAACCCCATAAAGGTTTCAAACGGTATGTCTTGACCATTTCGTGAAAGTTCATTGCCGCATTTTGGACACTTTTTCCTTGGAAGATCATATCCACTTCCATAGGATGAGTTTTCAACAAATTCGACGTATTTGCATTGATTGCAGAAATAATGTGGTGGAAGTGGGTTAACCTCGGTGATACCAAGCAGATATGCAACCAAAGAAGATCCAACCGATCCTCTTGAACCAACTACGTATCCATCGCTGAGAGATTTGTCAACCATTTTTTTGGCTATCAAATACAAGACCGCATAACCGTGGTTTATGATTGCGTTCAACTCTTTTTCAAGTCTTTTTTGGATAAGTTCAGGTAAAGGTTCACCGTAAAGTTCTTTGGCTCTCTGAATTGCAAGAGTTTTTATTTGTTCATCAGCCTCTTCAATTTTTGGTGGGTGAAGTTTTTTCTCAAGAGGTACGACCATTTCTATACTGTCGGCAATCTGATTTGGATAATCGATCACAACTTTCCTCGCTTTGCTTTCATCCTGGAAGATTTCCATAGCAGCTTGCATCATCTCGTTGGTTGTGCGAAGGTAAGCAGCAGGTTGTTGAGTTAATTTGTCTTTCTGTGGTGCTTCCAAAGCGTCTCTGACTTTTGAATCCTCAGGATCAAGGAAATGAACATCTCCAGTCATGACGATAGGTATGTTCATCTTTTCAGCTATTTCAAAGAGTTTCAAGTACACTTCTTTGAGTCTTTCACGGGTTAGTCCAAGATCGTTGTCTTCAGGTAAAAGATCCAACGGCATTATTTCGATGAAATCGTAAAAGGAAATGGTTTGCTCTATCTCTGACATATCAGCACCGGACAAAAGTTCCTGAATCACTTCCCCAGAAACACAGGCGCTTCCGATAAGTAGTCCAGCCCTCAGAGCTTGAAGGTCACTCTTTGGAATTCTTGGCACACTGTGGAAATATTTAATGTGTGCATCAGATATGAGTTTGTAAAGGTTTTTAAGACCTTCTTTGTTTTGAACCAGTATCGTTGCGTGGAATGGTTTTGACTGTCTTACAACTATTTCCTTTTGACTTATTTCAATTTCGGAGAAAGTCTTGAAAGATTTTTTCTCCACAAGCTTCAAAAGTTCAAGGAAAATTTTCGCAGTAACTTTTGCGTCCTCCAAAGCCCTGTGGTGCGAGAAAGACCCCATCTTGAAGTGAGCTGCCAATTTTTCAAGGTTGTAGCCAGAAAGCTTTACCAACCTTTTTGAAAGTGCAAGCGTGTCCACAAAAGTAACGTTCCAATCTTGACCTGTGAGTTTTCTTATCCAATAACGCAAAAAGCGATAATCAAAAGAAGCGTTGTGGGCAACCAAAATGGAATCTTTGCAGAAATCCAAAAACTTCGGAAGAACTTCTTCTATTGTTGGCATGTTTTCGAGGTCTTCTTGTTTTATACCAGTTAAGTACGAAGTGAAATCGCTTAGTTTTTCTTTTGGTTTGACCAAAGTGTGAAATTCGTCGGTTATTTGGCCTTCTTCAATCTTCACAGCACCAATTTCTATGATCTCCGAAAACATAGGGTGCAAACCTGTGGTTTCCAGGTCAACAACCACGTAAGTGGCTTTGGATATATCGAAATCTCTTGGGTTGTACATTATGGGTTCCGAATCGTTTACGACGTAAGCTTCTACACCGAAGATAGGTTTTATTCCAGCATTTTTACAAGCTTCGTAGAACTGCGGTATCGCCTGAACAACTCCATGGTCAGTTATGGCGATGGCTTTCCATCCCCAAAGTTTTGCACGTTCAACGTAGCTGCTTATATCAAGAACGCTGTCAAGATCGCTAAACTTGCTGTGAGCGTGTAATTCAACCCTTTTAACTTCTGATTCATCCATCCTGATCCAAGGTTCTGCCTTTTTGTATTCCTTAACGTACAGAATCGGTTCGTCTTCTTCAAATTTCAAGTCTCCCTCTAAAATGACGCAATCTTTTTCTGAAAGTTCTGCTTGCATTTTTTCAGCAACGCTGTTGAACGCCAAACAAAGCAAGGAGTCTTTTTTATCGGTGATACAGACTGCCAGAACTTTTTTCTTTCCACCTCTAATCTCCATCTTAAAGATTTGACCTTTTACTTTGACTGTTCCCTGCTGAGTGGTTATCGTTGAAGGTGTCAAAAAGTCGCTTTCTTTTATTTCAACTTTTTCTTTCTCAACCCTGGTTGAACTTCCAACAATTTGTAGATTGGGTTTTACAGTTTCTATTTTTGTTTCTATCTTCGGTTCTTCAACCACAATTTCTATATCTTCAATACTCAGTTTTTGCCGGATGTAGCTTCTTATAAGAGGCTTTTTGCTTTCCACTCTTTCTTTACCAAATTCCGAGGTAACTTTCATCACGACTTTATCTCCGTGGAGCAAAACGCTTTGTATGTATGGAAAGGTTCCGTTTAATTCTTTTGCTATATCGTCAAGGCTTATCAAAGCATCGGTTCGAATCAGCTTAACGTCAGTTTCTAAAAATTGCCTAAGCCAAGACTGCAAAAGATCAACTTCGGCGCCCAAACCGTTGGCTTTTAAAACCAACGTGTTGGTTGTCCAATCAAAATAAGCTGACTCTATAGTGCCATCGGATTCAATTTCAATCCCAACATTTTTTGCAAACTCTCTCACGTTCAAGTTCAAATTTTCGATCAACGTGGTTTTCATACACCCAACCTCCGTATGTTCCTTGCAAGTGCATGACACCAAGCTATAGCCAAAGCATCAGCGGCATCGTCTGGCTTTGGTATTTCCTTCAAGTTCAAAAACATCTTAACCATCCTTTGTACATCTTTCTTCGTTGCTTTTCCGCTGCCTGTTATGGCCTTTTTAACTTCGTGGGGCGTGTATTCGAAGACTTCGATATTCTTTTGAGCAGCCAAAAGCAAAACTACACCCCTGGCTTCCCCAACCGATATGGCAGTTGTTACATTTCTAAAGAAAAACAATTTCTCAACAGCCAATTCCTTTGGTTTGTACTTTTCAAACAACTTGACCAAATTCTCATAAAGGATTTTCAATCGCAGAGACATTTGAAGATCTTTCTCTGTTTCAATTACACCGTGAGCCACGTGTTCAACGATGTTTCCTTCGACCTTCAAAACCCCATAGCCAAGAATCCC
Proteins encoded in this region:
- a CDS encoding PolC-type DNA polymerase III, coding for MKTTLIENLNLNVREFAKNVGIEIESDGTIESAYFDWTTNTLVLKANGLGAEVDLLQSWLRQFLETDVKLIRTDALISLDDIAKELNGTFPYIQSVLLHGDKVVMKVTSEFGKERVESKKPLIRSYIRQKLSIEDIEIVVEEPKIETKIETVKPNLQIVGSSTRVEKEKVEIKESDFLTPSTITTQQGTVKVKGQIFKMEIRGGKKKVLAVCITDKKDSLLCLAFNSVAEKMQAELSEKDCVILEGDLKFEEDEPILYVKEYKKAEPWIRMDESEVKRVELHAHSKFSDLDSVLDISSYVERAKLWGWKAIAITDHGVVQAIPQFYEACKNAGIKPIFGVEAYVVNDSEPIMYNPRDFDISKATYVVVDLETTGLHPMFSEIIEIGAVKIEEGQITDEFHTLVKPKEKLSDFTSYLTGIKQEDLENMPTIEEVLPKFLDFCKDSILVAHNASFDYRFLRYWIRKLTGQDWNVTFVDTLALSKRLVKLSGYNLEKLAAHFKMGSFSHHRALEDAKVTAKIFLELLKLVEKKSFKTFSEIEISQKEIVVRQSKPFHATILVQNKEGLKNLYKLISDAHIKYFHSVPRIPKSDLQALRAGLLIGSACVSGEVIQELLSGADMSEIEQTISFYDFIEIMPLDLLPEDNDLGLTRERLKEVYLKLFEIAEKMNIPIVMTGDVHFLDPEDSKVRDALEAPQKDKLTQQPAAYLRTTNEMMQAAMEIFQDESKARKVVIDYPNQIADSIEMVVPLEKKLHPPKIEEADEQIKTLAIQRAKELYGEPLPELIQKRLEKELNAIINHGYAVLYLIAKKMVDKSLSDGYVVGSRGSVGSSLVAYLLGITEVNPLPPHYFCNQCKYVEFVENSSYGSGYDLPRKKCPKCGNELSRNGQDIPFETFMGFEGDKVPDIDLNFSGEYQDEAHRFIETLFGKSHVYRAGTINTIASKTAYGFVKNYEEKINQKLRKAEVERLVNELMGVKRTTGQHPGGLIIVPKEYEVYDFTPIQYPANVKTAETFTTHFDYEAIHEDLVKIDALGHDDPTFIRLLKEFTGIDPMTIPMDDPDTLKIFSSLEPLKIDPKELGMDVGTLGIPEFGTQFVRGMLSETRPKTFAELVRISGLSHGTDVWLNNAKDWIEQGKATLSEVISCRDDIMNYLIKKGMEASKAFKIMENVRKGKGLSEEEEKNLRELKVPEWFIESCKRIKYLFPKAHAAAYVSMAFRIAYFKVHYPLAFYAAYFTLKGDEFDIDAALGGIKVVRERLQEKAKSTKKDVREKSEETNLEVMLEMFLRGISFLPVNIKKSHSKLFLIEDGKLRIPFNKLPGLGNNVAESIVKAREEKPFTSIEDLIARTKVNKAHLEVIRKYVELENLPEKEQMGLF
- the ruvC gene encoding crossover junction endodeoxyribonuclease RuvC — its product is MIIFGVDPGFGILGYGVLKVEGNIVEHVAHGVIETEKDLQMSLRLKILYENLVKLFEKYKPKELAVEKLFFFRNVTTAISVGEARGVVLLLAAQKNIEVFEYTPHEVKKAITGSGKATKKDVQRMVKMFLNLKEIPKPDDAADALAIAWCHALARNIRRLGV